A window from Danio aesculapii chromosome 6, fDanAes4.1, whole genome shotgun sequence encodes these proteins:
- the LOC130231231 gene encoding LOW QUALITY PROTEIN: ATP-dependent RNA helicase DDX3X-like (The sequence of the model RefSeq protein was modified relative to this genomic sequence to represent the inferred CDS: inserted 2 bases in 1 codon; deleted 2 bases in 2 codons): protein MSHVAVENVHGLDQQLAALDLSSADVQGVTGRRYIPPHLRNKEAAKNDAPGGWDNGRSNGFVNGYHDGRDNRVNGGSSFSGRGPSAATAGAEEASGFGYDNKEAGGWNVPKDNAYNSFGGRSDRGKSSFFNDRGSSSRGRYERGGFGGGGNSRWVEDCRDEDWSKPLPPNERLEHELFSGSNTGINFEKYDDIPVEATGHNGPQPIDSFHDVEMGEIIMGNINLSRYTRPTPVXKHAIPIIKSKRDLMACAQTGSGKTAAFLLPVLSQIYTDGPGEALQAVKNSAQENGKYGRRKQYPISLVLAPTRELALQIYDEARKFSYRSHVRPCVVYGGADIGQQIRDLERGCHLLVATPGRLVDMMERGKIGLDYCNYLVLDEADRMLDMGFEPQIRRIVEQDTMPPKGLRQTMMFSATFPKEIQILARDFLEDYIFLAVGRVGSTSENITQKVVWVEENDNRSFLLDLLNAQVIPSEVQESTGESVEKPGKDSLTLVFVETKKGADALEDFLYREGYACTSIHGDRSQRDREEALHQFRSGRCPILVATAVRGRSRADISNVKHVINFDLPSDIEEYVHRIGRTGRVGNLGLATSFFNDKNGNITKDLLDILVEAKQEVPSWLESLAYEHQHKSSSRGRSKRFSGGFGARDYRQNSSGGGGGFGGRGGRSTGGHGGNRGFGGGGFGNFYSSDGYGGNYSQVDWWGN, encoded by the exons ATGAGTCATGTGGCCGTAGAAAATGTGCACGGTCTGGATCAGCAG CTGGCTGCCCTAGACTTGAGCTCCGCTGATGTTCAAGGTGTCACTGGAA GGCGCTACATTCCACCACATTTAAGGAACAAAGAAGCTGCTAAAAATG ATGCTCCTGGAGGATGGGATAACGGACGCAGCAATGGCTTTGTGAACGGCTACCATGATGGCCGAGACAACCGCGTGAATGGCGGCAGCAGTTTCAGCGGCCGCGGACCCTCCGCAGCGACCGCGGGGGCAGAGGAGGCTTCCG GGTTTGGCTACGACAATAAAGAAGCAGGCGGATGGAACGTCCCAAAAGACAACGCCTACAACAGCTTCGGCGGGCGCTCCGACAGGGGCAAATCATCGTTCTTCAATGACCGTGGGTCCTCATCCAGGGGCAG GTATGAACGTGGAGGTTTCGGTGGTGGTGGAAACAGCCGATGGGTGGAGGACTGCAGGGATGAAGACTGGTCCAAACCACTGCCTCCCAATGAGCGTCTGGAACA CGAGCTGTTCTCTGGCAGTAACACTGGGATTAACTTTGAGAAATATGATGACATTCCTGTTGAAGCGACGGGTCACAACGGGCCGCAGCCCATCGACAGC TTCCATGATGTGGAGATGGGGGAGATCATCATGGGTAATATAAACCTGAGCCGATACACACGGCCCACTCCGGT CAAACACGCGATTCCAATCATCAAGTCTAAGAGGGACCTGATGGCCTGCGCACAGACCG GCTCTGGGAAGACAGCAGCGTTCCTGTTGCCTGTGCTCAGCCAGATCTACACTGATGGACCCGGAGAAGCTCTGCAGGCCGTCAAGAACAGCGCACAG GAAAATGGAAAGTATGGCCGGCGTAAGCAGTATCCCATATCACTGGTGTTAGCCCCGACCAGAGAGCTGGCTCTACAGATCTATGATGAAGCCCGAAAG TTCTCGTACCGCTCTCACGTGCGTCCCTGTGTGGTGTACGGCGGCGCAGACATCGGCCAGCAGATCCGGGATCTGGAGCGCGGCTGTCATCTGCTGGTGGCCACGCCCGGGCGCCTGGTGGACATGATGGAGCGAGGGAAGATCGGCCTGGACTACTGCAA ttatcTGGTGCTGGACGAAGCGGACCGGATGCTGGACATGGGTTTCGAGCCGCAGATCCGGCGTATCGTGGAGCAGGACACCATGCCTCCTAAAGGCCTCCGTCAGACCATGATGTTCAGCGCCACCTTCCCCAAGGAGATCCAG ATCCTGGCCCGAGACTTCCTGGAGGACTACATCTTCCTGGCGGTGGGC AGAGTGGGCTCCACCTCGGAGAACATCACGCAGAAGGTGGTGTGGGTGGAGGAA AACGACAATCGCTCGTTCCTGCTGGACCTGCTGAACGCCCAg G TTATTCCGAGTGAGGTTCAGGAGAGTACAGGCGAGAGCGTAGAGAAGCCAG GTAAAGACTCTCTGACTCTGGTGTTCGTGGAGACTAAGAAGGGAGCGGATGCGCTGGAGGACTTCCTGTACCGTGAGGGTTACGCCTGCACCAGCATCCACGGGGACCGCTCGCAGAGGGACCGGGAGGAGGCGCTGCACCAGTTCCGCTCCGGCAGATGCCCCATACTGGTGGCCACGGCGGTGC GTGGCCGCTCGAGGGCTGATATCTCCAATGTGAAGCACGTCATTAACTTTGACCTGCCCAGCGACATCGAGGAGTACGTCCACCGCATCGGCCGTACGGGACGCGTGGGCAACCTGG GTCTTGCAACGTCATTCTTCAATGATAAGAACGGCAACATCACCAAAGACCTGCTGGACATCCTGGTGGAGGCCAAACAGGAAGTGCCGTCATGGCTGGAGAGTCTGGCGTACGAGCATCAGCACAAGAGCAGCAGCCGCGGACGCTCCAAGAG GTTTTCTGGAGGCTTTGGAGCTAGAGATTACCGCCAGAACAGCAGCGGTGGCGGCGGAGGCTTCGGGGGCCGCGGCGGGCGCAGCACCGGTGGGCACGGAGGGAACCGGGGCTTTGGCGGTG GAGGATTCGGAAACTTCTACAGCAGCGACGGATACGGCGGAAACTACTCCCAGGTGGACTGGTGGGGGAACTAG